The genomic window TCAGAATTTTCTATTGTCCCACAGTAAATTTTAGCTGTCGGATGTGCTTACCTATAATATTCGCCACGACTGTTATCAGCTGATTTTGACATTGGTACGCGAGATCataaacaaatttgttaagtttaGTATGTTTACTGAAATGCtgtggaattaaaaatattttgtatttttgctaaAATGGATAGCGAACCGAAGACCGAACCAAAGGATGTGCCCGCACGCCCTTTTAAATTATAAGTATTCGTGCAGATAGTAAAAATCAACAgctcaaaataatatttctttctttattttcataacTATACGGCGCATCAAATTGTGAGTTTGACCGGCATTAGTTTCGAACGCAAAAGTATAATTGTAAGTTGTTTGCAGTCTCAAACCATGGAAAATTTGGtttcattatatatatattttttagggtGCAGTGGAGTTAACCATAGTGCCAACCAAAGAAAATTTACGGCTTATAAGGTTGAATGCAAAGCAGTGTCGtatttatcgcattttgttaAATGATGTTTGTGAagttgagtttttttatttcgatcCATTCCTGGATATCCTTCAAGGAGATCCGAAAGTGTAAGACGCCCTTTTTAAACAAAACTACTACcactaataattatttgtaaataaattaataaatatttaacaggAGATCTTTAGATGTGTACTCCAAAAACCATCTCACTGCCGCACAGAAAACCGATCCTGATGTCAATTGTGGTGAATTGTTGATACAGATACCACCAGAAGGATATCACATGATACAAGAAGGTCGGGGTTTACGTATCGGCATAGAATTCTCTATGGAAGATCCACAAGGCGGCATACACTTTGTTATACCACCAACTAGTGAGGATGAACAGCAACCTAACAGTGCACATATGTTCACATACGCATACGAAAATTCAACTCGCTTATGGTTTCCTTGTGTTGATAGTTTTGCAGATCCGTGCACATGGAAACTCGAGTTCACCGTGGATAAACACTTGACGGCTGTGTCATGTGGCGAACTTGTGGAAGTGGTTATGACACCCGATTTGAGGCGaaaaacatttcattattcactCACAACGCCCGTATGTGCGCCTAATATCGCATTGGCTGTAGGCCCATTTGAAATCTACGTGGATCCTCATATGCATGAGGTTACTCACTTTTGCCTGCCACAGCTTTTACCACTTTTGAAAAATACCGTACGATACCTGCATGaagcttttgaatttttcgaaGAGACACTTTCCACACGTTACCCCTTCTCCTGCTACAAACAGGTTTTTGTAGATGAACTTGATACCGACATCAGTGCATATGCTACTTTAAGCATAGCTTCTGTGCATCTTATGCATTCCATTGCTATTATCGATCAGACGTATATAACACGAACATTAATGTCACGCGCCATTGCCGAACAGTTCTTCGGATGTTTCATCACATCACATCATTGGTCGGACACTTGGTTAGCAAAAGGCATTGCCGAGTATTTGTGTGGCTTATATTCCCGAAAGTGTTTTGGTAATAATGAATATCGCGAATGGGTTCAATCCGAGTTGGCGCGAGTTGTGCACTATGAGGAGCGGTATGGCGGGATTATACTCGATTGCAGTCAGCCACCGGCGCCACTGCCTGTGTCTAGTACGAATCCCGCGAGCGCTACCAGCAAGCAAACCGAAATTGTgcattattttcctataaaaagtTTACACACAGTTTCGCCAAAATATGTGGAAGCAATGAGACGCAAGGCGCATTTGGTTATACGTATGCTGGAGCATCGCATCGGCCAAGAGCTGCTAATACAagtaagtttttattttcaatgtctTATGTTCAACGAAGCAACTGattgatttttgtaatttagGTTTTCAATAAACAGTTGGTGCTGGCAACCAATGCGGCGGTGACTAAAATCGGTTCCGGCTTATGGCATCATTTGCTAATTTCCACGAATATATTCATCAAGGCGATATTCACTGTAACTGGTAAAGATATGTCAGTCTTCATGGATCAATGGGTCCGTACCGGAGGCCACGCGAAGTTCTCCTTTACATCGGTGTTCAATCGGAAGCGTAATACTATTGAACTGGAGATACGTCAAGATTTCGTGAGTCAACGTGGCGTTCGCAAATATAATGGCCCATTGCTGGTGCAGCTACAGGAGTTGGACGGCACCTTCAAGCACATGTTACAGATTGAGAATACCGTGGTGAAGGCAGATATCACTTGTCATTCGAAAAGTCGccgaaataaaaagaagaaaattccGCTTTGTACGGGCGAAgaagttgatatggatttgtcGGCAATGGAGTAAGacgcacttaaaaaaaaaacataacctaaataatactttttctaaatttttgtagTGATTCGCCTGTTCTTTGGATTCGTCTAGATCCGGAAATGATATTAATTCGAGATTTGAATATTGAACAACCTGACTTCCAGTGGCAATACCAACTGCGTCATGAGCGCGATGTAACAGCACAATTCGAGGCCATTAAAGCCCTGGAGAAATATCCCACCAACGCTACGCGCTCCGCACTCACAGATACAATTGAAAATGAGCGCTGCTTTTATAAAGTCCGTTGCGAAGCAGCACATTGTCTTACGAAAGTGGCTAATCAAATGGTGACGCAATGGAGTGGACCTCCTGccatgttaaatatttttcgaaaattctttgGCTCCTTTAGTGCTCCCCAtatcatcaaacaaaataaCTTTGCCAATTTTCAGTTGTATTTTTTGCAAAAGGTCATACCTGTGGCAATGGCAGGTGAGCGTCGCATGATCATTAATATATTtccaacatttttattaaccaTTATATTTGTAAAGGCTTACGCACGTCTCACGGTATCTGTCCACCTGAAGTTATACGTTTTCTGCTTGATCTCTTCAAATATAATGATAACACGCGAAACCATTATTCGGATGTTTATTATCGCGCGGCTTTAGTTGACGCCTTAGGAAATTCAATTACGCCAGTTGTTTCAGTGGCCCTGCGCGGAACGCCCATTACTTCTGACAGTCTCTCTGCCGATGCTAAGTAAGTCTTCGAttattttccacttttatttgtaatttacttttttgaaatactttaaagGCTTGTACTTGAGGAAGTGACCCGTCTACTTAACCTAGAGAAGAACTTACCGTCATATAAGTACATGGTTTCGGTTTCATGTCTTAAGGTGATAcgtaaattacaaaaatgtggTCACTTGCCTTCGCTGCCGAAGATCTACCGTTGCTATGCAGCTTATGGTCAGTATTTGGATCTACGTGTAGCCGCCATGGAGTGTTTGGTCGATTTTGTTAAAGTGGATGGACGCTGGGATGACTTGGACCATTTGATTACGTTGCTCGAAACAGATCCTGACCCTGCAGCACGTCATGCGCTTGCCCAATTATTGATCGACAATCCACCATTTAGCCGTGAGTCGCGGAGCAGCCGATTGGATCGGCCAGAGTTGGTGGAGCGATTATGGGCGAATATGAAGTGAGCTTGGCTACACTATtagcattttctttttataaaattagtgaaaaactGAACTGAACTGTGTCCGTTTTACAGCAACAAATTGGCGTTCGACACTAAGTTACGTTGTGACATGGTGGATTTATATTACGCATTATATGGCACGAGGCGACCAATGTGCTTGCAATCTGCTGATGTCAGCAACATGTACAAAGATATAATTAAGGAAGGCACAAAGAAAACAGCCGTTCTCAACAGCAGCACAATTCCCAATAATGAAGCCAAGCCGCCTGCAATAATAAGCGAAGTGAAAAACGAGGTGCTCGACGTAGTCGAAGAGCATACTTCCATTGCCGCAGTAAAGCGCACTGCTACCGAGGCATTTGAGGTGGGCAATGAAGTCATAAAACTGGAAACAACCGAGGAGGTAACACTTGTTGAAGACAATGACATGAAGATGGAGTCGTTCGATAATGAGGTAAAGGTTGTGGTTAACCAAGAAGATGATGGCAACGTACATTCCCCCGAGCCAAAACGTATGAAAAGTGAAATCTTCGAGGAAGACGACAATTCCGTAACCATCATCGATGTGGGCGAAACTGCAATAATGAAAGCAGATAGCAGCTTTGAGGCCAACAAAACTGACGCCGAAAGTAGGCATAAGGCAGAGAACTCATCAAAGGTGTGTGCCGAACTAATAAGTGccgcaaatatatatatgtatatattgatatgATACTTATcgtataattttttacattttcagcagaagaaaaagaagaaggatAAGAAGAAGCACAAACATAAGCACAAACACAAGCACAACAAAGAAAAAGAGCGTGACAAGGAGCGTGAGCGAAAGGATAAAAAGGATCCCAACATATCTCGCATACAGGCAAAAGAAGCCACGCCGGAAACTCTCAGCTCAGCGGACAGCAGCAATTCGAATAGTAATCCGCCAACACTAAATTTCACATAAATAAGCTATAATgatacagttttatattttacattctACTTTTGTATCagtaatttacaaaaattacacataaaagtatatatgtttaGAGTTTCTGCAGCATTTTCAATATAATGCgttacatatgtgtgcatatataacGATTATTGAAATATGTGTGAATTACAATTTCATAAAATGCATTGTTTATatacaataaatgttttttttttttaataaattcactaCAATCGTTTGGGGTTTTCAAACTTCGTATCGTCTCGTTTGTTCGCAATAGACGTGTctttaggtacatacatatttaaaatacaatagaattacatacatataattaactATAAATAAATGTGCAGTGTAGTGCCAACGGGACTTACTAACTGTAAGTGGCCACGTGTGTTCTGTTCTTTGCTTCCTTCGGCGAATTTTAGTACAGTCGGAAAGTTGCACGAGCACTATTAAACTAAGTACAGGGAATATGAAAGAATGGAGAACAGGGGTGAACCTGTTAACTGAGGCGTTTTTGAGAGATATTATGTAGAGTGcacttcgaatttcgaaatcCTGTTGTGCGCTTAAGGGAACTTTGATATTGATTTTGTAAAAGCCGGGCCGATAGTTTAAAGCAAtggaaaacaatattaaaaggATTATTGCTTCGCTTCATCTGCCTTTCCAGCGATCGCTGTGTCCTTCTCATCGCGTGGATGCCGTTTCTGGTCGGCCAGCGGTCGTAAGTACGTTATATTGCCGCCACCCACTGCTGTTGCCGTTTGTTCATCAGGCGACGAAGCTATAACATTTGCTGTCGGCTCCGAGGCTTGAGCTTGCAGTCCCCTACGTGGACCATACTGCTGAGCTATATGTTGCATGAGCTGCGCATAGTCCACAGGCTGGTTGCGGAATTCAGGATGCTCTTTTATATACTGCTCATAAGGAACGGGCACCGGTACTGGTACAGCTGTTACTGGGTAGCCAGCATCGATCAGCGCCTGGAACTCGGTCTGGGTGAGAGGCTTTCCACCGGGTTGAGGTAAATGTAGTTGGCGCACATCTTCGATAGACTTCGTTTTTACTGGGGTGCTGCGTGAGGGTGTCGCGATACCTGTGCCTTGTGAGACATAAATACTGGATTGTGATGGAGCTGGGGCGGTTGAGATATATTGCCTGTTTGTGTGCACTTGTTGTGGAGTTTGTGCAGGTGCTGAGTACTGTTGAGGATGGGCGAGTGGCTGTGGACGTTGTTGTGCCTGTACTCGTTGTTCTCCGGTAGGTGCGTTGGGATCGGGTGGACTAGGGTGGAAACGTCCGGAGGGAGCTTGTGGATTTGATTGCCGTTCGTAGTCGTAATACAGTTGCGGGTTAATATACTTGGCTGCGGCTGGTACGTTCGGGTAATTTGGCGGTTCTTTCTCGCGTAACTTTGGTGAAGATGTTGAAACTTTCGTGCCATAGTGTTTTGAGCGAGCTTTAGGTCTAGTTGTTGGATTCAGTTCCTGGTAGAAGTACTGTGTAGGTTGTGGCTGTTGTACTGTCGTGGGCGACTGCGTTGGAGGGTATACCACTGGACCCAATTTCTTGGCGTCCACAATGTGTTGCGGCACTTGTGTGGGGTAAATCGGCGTCGGTTGTTGTATATTGCTAAATCTAAACAAGGACGGTATAAACGGCTGATTATTGGCATCTACTAGTGGTGTGGGTGTGGGTTGGGATCCGCTTTGTGAGGAATAAATTTTCTGTTGCAAAGCGTATGGGCGTGGTCGGGGCTCCGGGTGTTGCTGCAACTGTTGTTGCGGAGCTTGTTGATGTTGGTGTACTACGCCAGATGGTTCGTTGGAATTATCCGCTAGCTGATTGGGTGAAGGTTTATTCGCAGCAAGCAGCTTTTCGATTTCATTCTCTAGCGATGACTTTGCTAGTGGGTGATTTGGCAATGTTTTATAGCTCACTTGTGGTTGGTAGTATGCCAGTTGCGGCGGTATGTGTGGTGGTGGTGGCACGTCGGCTGATGGATCAACACTTTGTGGGTCAACTTGTTGCGGTTGAGGTTGCTGCTGCGGTTGTGGTTGAGGCAGGTATTTGGGGCCACCGCGGTGACGTGGAACATATTGTACAAATTCGGGTATTGGCTCTTCGACGGGAGGTTGTGACTGTGGCTGCGCATGTTGACGATAGTTGCCTAAACCTTGACCTACACGTTCAGCAGGCAGTGGCAAAGGTGGCCCTTTACTGGGAGAAGGTGCATGTGCAGCCTGTTGCTGACGGTATTGCGCTTCATGGAAGGCTCGCGCACGCAACTCATCTTCCAAAAGCTTAAGAAACTCTTCTTCGGGTATAATTTGGTATGGCTGCTGGGGTGCGCCTGCTCCTGGCTGTTGATATTGTGGTCCCAGCTGCTGGTATCGCGGCGCAATTTGTGTTGGTGGCGCTGCGTAATGAGGCGCTTGCGCGGCTGTCGGGTTCGGCGGTTGAATGGCGACCGCATAACGCTGTTCAGCTTCCTCGGCATTTCCTCGATATTGTGAAGGTGATATATGAGCACGTCCTGATTTCGAAGCTTTTTTCTGCTGTTGTGCGGTGCGTGGCTTCCCGGTTAATTCTGAAGCGGAAGCTGTCGACTTCGGGTGATTGCGATTAATGTCTTGCAGATAGGCAAAATGTTGGATCTGTAATGAAAGAGAGATTTTATTAGAGAAAAGAAATCGATTTGCGACTGCTTAATACAAGTCGCTACTTAATTAGCCTTGGTTTGTCTCCCGGAGGaacaaaattctgaaaaatctTAAAACAATATGAACACTTTAGGAGCAGCGAAAAGTCGAGGGCCCCTATTTTGAGTAACATCTCCACACATGAAGGTAAATATGTTCTATTTTTAAGGACGTAACGGCGGCAGATTCAGATGCGTCTAGCGGTTCTGGAAATACTTTTTCTAACGACTCTCAAGACTTTTCGTATTTACTTGATATTActgatagatagatagatagttaATACTGAGGTATTACAGGTCCTTAAGCCTGCTTCTGCAAATTGTTGGACAATCCAAAATCAGGTGTGCTGGTTTTTCCCGTTCCAAGTTGCAGAACTGACAGCTTGCGCAAGAGACTGTGCCTATGTTAGACAAGTGCTTcttgagcctgcagtgccctgtaTAGAGCGCGACGAGGAGACGGAATCTTGGACGCTGCCGCAGAATGGGCTAGTTCGTCGGCTAGCTCGTTTTCGTCTACCTCTTTATGTCCCGGCACCCAGATTAGATGTACCCGGTTGCACACTGATAGCCGGTTCAGCCTTCCTATGCACTCCTCTATTAAAAACGATGCGGTCTCGCCATGCCTGCTCCAATgccttccggtgttttcgagccgtcagtgtaccactggataGTACTGTCTCTCAGTAGTATCTCAAGCGTTGATATTACTGACGAACAATGTGACTGCAGACATACAACAACAAGGTATGTAAGTTCATCCACTACTACAAGCAACTgctatacttatataataaGTATTGCAGCAAAGCCGCAAGTTGCGGTAAACCAGTGACCTCAAAAGTTAAAACTGCGAGGAAAATTATTAGACATTTAGAGGCGACCaactatttttcatttttgagccaacaataacaaaaactttgGATCTCCCATGCACTTAAAAGCGCGAATAATGTGGTGAGAATTGTGTGGCATATGCAAGTAGGTATGTTGAATGAACAAATTGAGTAAAATTATTTAGCAtcagaaagcaaaaacaatttatgcaaatttaacGCTCGTTATGGGCGAATTCATTTGGTGTTCGAAGCATAGTATGCTGTATATATAGTTagttgtgtgtatatgtatatgtatgtatgtgttaagcAAATGTTGCGAAAAGTgatgttgcagttgttgttacTATGATTGATCGGTTGATAACGAGTCAAAGCGGTTATTTGAGAAAAAGGTTCCAAGTGTGCTGAAATATTGAGGCTGCTTACCAGAAGAACCTAAAGCATCGGTGACAATCGAATGCAGGTTTCGAAGCTTCACTTAGCTTCAGAAGAAAAGCAGTATCAAACGCATTCATAATATTCATAAAGTTCACATGAAAGCCACGTTTAAAGATGACTTTGTATGAGTGCGGCCAATTAATTGATTGATTATTACTCGAGGAATGTGCCGCGACCTTGAGTCTCgatctcctaaatcacaaagcCTTATTAGTCCAATATTCTGCTGCGTGCTGGTGGTGAAAAGATGttatccctatttggaaacatgtaTGCAAGGGCCTTAAGCCTGTGCTTGCAGACTGCTGTGGATTCGATTAGCAGTGCTTCTGGTGTTTTAGGCTAACTGTCGCAGAACCAGCAATTTACGCAggaagctaggcccatgttgtGTAACCGCTtcttcagcttgcagtggccacCCATTACCAACTTGGTATGCCATATGCCATGTAGTTGTTGCCAATGCCTCTTCcaactcctttatggtatggcgACACACTCCAGTGAAGGGTTCAGGTCCTACCATGTTAGTGGAagctgcggagcgggcgagctcatcagccacTTGCTTACCGACTATACCTTTGTGACAAGAACAGATACTACACTTTGATCTTAGCCATAAGGCCGAGAAGcgatggaagctcaactggtagtagtttcggctacgaggtctgaccggagacttaattctggtaccacggggagcaggagcccttggagttcgctccaacctgctcgtgcggactggcccctcggggagtatcgtggtggttgaaGGTTGAAACCCAAATGCAtggggaagaactgactttgtcagttgaatgtggagttgcattgcaaccgggtgccggacccaaagcacggcagaggttttagatgggcctcgaaccctaccaaggtggttagtgtgtccattccacactgccaattggtactgaaaatgctttgcattctcagggcgctgatcaacgcattgatttgatccgctgtgcttttgagcgccgtggagtaaggctgtcgtcagcagatgcccacgtaaaacacaccggacgttatacctttgtgaccgggcacccagatgaggtgcacttggttacgttCCGCTAGGCCattcagccgttctctacactcATGCACCAGTAGCGATTTGACTTCGTAGGAGGAGACTGCTTTTAGTGCCACTTGACTATAGCTAAGTATGGTTGTGTTGGAGGTTTTTCTTTATGCACCGACTTATG from Bactrocera tryoni isolate S06 chromosome 5, CSIRO_BtryS06_freeze2, whole genome shotgun sequence includes these protein-coding regions:
- the LOC120778652 gene encoding transcription initiation factor TFIID subunit 2 isoform X1, encoding MDSEPKTEPKDVPARPFKLAHQIVSLTGISFERKSIIGAVELTIVPTKENLRLIRLNAKQCRIYRILLNDVCEVEFFYFDPFLDILQGDPKVRSLDVYSKNHLTAAQKTDPDVNCGELLIQIPPEGYHMIQEGRGLRIGIEFSMEDPQGGIHFVIPPTSEDEQQPNSAHMFTYAYENSTRLWFPCVDSFADPCTWKLEFTVDKHLTAVSCGELVEVVMTPDLRRKTFHYSLTTPVCAPNIALAVGPFEIYVDPHMHEVTHFCLPQLLPLLKNTVRYLHEAFEFFEETLSTRYPFSCYKQVFVDELDTDISAYATLSIASVHLMHSIAIIDQTYITRTLMSRAIAEQFFGCFITSHHWSDTWLAKGIAEYLCGLYSRKCFGNNEYREWVQSELARVVHYEERYGGIILDCSQPPAPLPVSSTNPASATSKQTEIVHYFPIKSLHTVSPKYVEAMRRKAHLVIRMLEHRIGQELLIQVFNKQLVLATNAAVTKIGSGLWHHLLISTNIFIKAIFTVTGKDMSVFMDQWVRTGGHAKFSFTSVFNRKRNTIELEIRQDFVSQRGVRKYNGPLLVQLQELDGTFKHMLQIENTVVKADITCHSKSRRNKKKKIPLCTGEEVDMDLSAMDDSPVLWIRLDPEMILIRDLNIEQPDFQWQYQLRHERDVTAQFEAIKALEKYPTNATRSALTDTIENERCFYKVRCEAAHCLTKVANQMVTQWSGPPAMLNIFRKFFGSFSAPHIIKQNNFANFQLYFLQKVIPVAMAGLRTSHGICPPEVIRFLLDLFKYNDNTRNHYSDVYYRAALVDALGNSITPVVSVALRGTPITSDSLSADAKLVLEEVTRLLNLEKNLPSYKYMVSVSCLKVIRKLQKCGHLPSLPKIYRCYAAYGQYLDLRVAAMECLVDFVKVDGRWDDLDHLITLLETDPDPAARHALAQLLIDNPPFSRESRSSRLDRPELVERLWANMNNKLAFDTKLRCDMVDLYYALYGTRRPMCLQSADVSNMYKDIIKEGTKKTAVLNSSTIPNNEAKPPAIISEVKNEVLDVVEEHTSIAAVKRTATEAFEVGNEVIKLETTEEVTLVEDNDMKMESFDNEVKVVVNQEDDGNVHSPEPKRMKSEIFEEDDNSVTIIDVGETAIMKADSSFEANKTDAESRHKAENSSKQKKKKKDKKKHKHKHKHKHNKEKERDKERERKDKKDPNISRIQAKEATPETLSSADSSNSNSNPPTLNFT
- the LOC120778652 gene encoding transcription initiation factor TFIID subunit 2 isoform X2; translated protein: MDSEPKTEPKDVPARPFKLAHQIVSLTGISFERKSIIGAVELTIVPTKENLRLIRLNAKQCRIYRILLNDVCEVEFFYFDPFLDILQGDPKVRSLDVYSKNHLTAAQKTDPDVNCGELLIQIPPEGYHMIQEGRGLRIGIEFSMEDPQGGIHFVIPPTSEDEQQPNSAHMFTYAYENSTRLWFPCVDSFADPCTWKLEFTVDKHLTAVSCGELVEVVMTPDLRRKTFHYSLTTPVCAPNIALAVGPFEIYVDPHMHEVTHFCLPQLLPLLKNTVRYLHEAFEFFEETLSTRYPFSCYKQVFVDELDTDISAYATLSIASVHLMHSIAIIDQTYITRTLMSRAIAEQFFGCFITSHHWSDTWLAKGIAEYLCGLYSRKCFGNNEYREWVQSELARVVHYEERYGGIILDCSQPPAPLPVSSTNPASATSKQTEIVHYFPIKSLHTVSPKYVEAMRRKAHLVIRMLEHRIGQELLIQVFNKQLVLATNAAVTKIGSGLWHHLLISTNIFIKAIFTVTGKDMSVFMDQWVRTGGHAKFSFTSVFNRKRNTIELEIRQDFVSQRGVRKYNGPLLVQLQELDGTFKHMLQIENTVVKADITCHSKSRRNKKKKIPLCTGEEVDMDLSAMDDSPVLWIRLDPEMILIRDLNIEQPDFQWQYQLRHERDVTAQFEAIKALEKYPTNATRSALTDTIENERCFYKVRCEAAHCLTKVANQMVTQWSGPPAMLNIFRKFFGSFSAPHIIKQNNFANFQLYFLQKVIPVAMAGLRTSHGICPPEVIRFLLDLFKYNDNTRNHYSDVYYRAALVDALGNSITPVVSVALRGTPITSDSLSADAKLVLEEVTRLLNLEKNLPSYKYMVSVSCLKVIRKLQKCGHLPSLPKIYRCYAAYGQYLDLRVAAMECLVDFVKVDGRWDDLDHLITLLETDPDPAARHALAQLLIDNPPFSRESRSSRLDRPELVERLWANMNNKLAFDTKLRCDMVDLYYALYGTRRPMCLQSADVSNMYKDIIKEGTKKTAVLNSSTIPNNEAKPPAIISEVKNEVLDVVEEHTSIAAVKRTATEAFEVGNEVIKLETTEEVTLVEDNDMKMESFDNEVKVVVNQEDDGNVHSPEPKRMKSEIFEEDDNSVTIIDVGETAIMKADSSFEANKTDAESRHKAENSSKKKKKKDKKKHKHKHKHKHNKEKERDKERERKDKKDPNISRIQAKEATPETLSSADSSNSNSNPPTLNFT
- the LOC120778654 gene encoding chromatin modification-related protein eaf-1 gives rise to the protein MRTHLFVCLLAFGILNAPSAAATEAATSNVQPTSAATLSEATSLTATLASAPATDETPKDKRQVGAKDEAVYPNHRADTTDADDPENPQETIYGPKPTQFLIRPIAPHDHQQHEEHQAPQLRNYPATIRPHGTQLLEQSQEIQHFAYLQDINRNHPKSTASASELTGKPRTAQQQKKASKSGRAHISPSQYRGNAEEAEQRYAVAIQPPNPTAAQAPHYAAPPTQIAPRYQQLGPQYQQPGAGAPQQPYQIIPEEEFLKLLEDELRARAFHEAQYRQQQAAHAPSPSKGPPLPLPAERVGQGLGNYRQHAQPQSQPPVEEPIPEFVQYVPRHRGGPKYLPQPQPQQQPQPQQVDPQSVDPSADVPPPPHIPPQLAYYQPQVSYKTLPNHPLAKSSLENEIEKLLAANKPSPNQLADNSNEPSGVVHQHQQAPQQQLQQHPEPRPRPYALQQKIYSSQSGSQPTPTPLVDANNQPFIPSLFRFSNIQQPTPIYPTQVPQHIVDAKKLGPVVYPPTQSPTTVQQPQPTQYFYQELNPTTRPKARSKHYGTKVSTSSPKLREKEPPNYPNVPAAAKYINPQLYYDYERQSNPQAPSGRFHPSPPDPNAPTGEQRVQAQQRPQPLAHPQQYSAPAQTPQQVHTNRQYISTAPAPSQSSIYVSQGTGIATPSRSTPVKTKSIEDVRQLHLPQPGGKPLTQTEFQALIDAGYPVTAVPVPVPVPYEQYIKEHPEFRNQPVDYAQLMQHIAQQYGPRRGLQAQASEPTANVIASSPDEQTATAVGGGNITYLRPLADQKRHPRDEKDTAIAGKADEAKQ